One segment of Vulpes lagopus strain Blue_001 chromosome 8, ASM1834538v1, whole genome shotgun sequence DNA contains the following:
- the CKAP2 gene encoding cytoskeleton-associated protein 2 isoform X3, which translates to MLQRKTFFAYKQENHISSSTGQKVMNSEGQIQEETKVLIFKTKMAGEENVSRLPVNKNNITMGENCIPLRPSNELANLTMITDTHNLEDNNHTRQSVPIEDGPQSQRMTLSQMFHLKNNSKKKQISTEKPKQDANMPKKLVLGSYNGQIVKSKINSFRKPLPARDESSVATKKLSATIPKAPEPLPADTSSLTVRSHRAPNGMTTTRPVNTASQDRRLVRPPIRSHCNSAQDPVKQGIRRTASVTIWKGPQEKELLQSNTVSSSAKTSSQDVERKTTVSRPLMSKIVARPASSFNTRLIQKSKSIDPCRYSVAKATIDRSIQPKETAEERKARLSEWKASKRKMLKRPPSSGVTQSEPEGRNEKSSGSFWTTMVEEDEQRLFTEKVNKTFSECLNLINEGCPKEEILVILNDLIKDIPDAKKLVKYWICLARIEPLASPIENIITIYEKAILAGAQPIEEMRHVIADILTMKSQEKVKYGENVEACATKEYIQDVSSEDICVNLESGKPETEKKPRNVVFQDDEKEQDDKTKYLTNDVKTPSAETGGSCLIKYNVSTTPYLQR; encoded by the exons ATGTTACAAAGAAAAACGTTTTTTGCATATAAACAGGAAAATCATATATCCAG tagtaCAGGCCAGAAAGTGATGAACTCTGAAGGCCAGATCCAGGAAGAGACAAAAGTTCtgatattcaaaacaaaaatg gCTGGTGAAGAAAATGTCAGTAGACTTCCtgtgaacaaaaataatataactatGGGGGAAAATTGTATTCCTTTAAGACCTTCGAATGAATTAGCCAATTTAACAATGATAACTGACACACATAATTTGGAGGATAATAATCACACAAGACAGTCGGTACCAATTGAAGATGGCCCTCAAAGTCAACGCATGACATTGAGCCAAATGTTTCATCttaaaaacaacagtaaaaagaaacaaatatctaCAGAAAAACCAAAGCAAGATGCTAACATGCCTAAGAAGCTTGTGCTTGGGTCTTACAATGGTCAAATTGTTAAATCTAAGATTAATTCATTTAGAAAGCCCCTACCAGCCAGAGATGAGAGTTCTGTAGCAACAAAGAAACTTTCAGCTACTATCCCTAAAGCCCCAGAGCCTCTGCCCGCAGACACCAGCAGTTTGACAGTGAGAAGTCACAGAGCCCCAAACGGGATGACCACCACTCGACCTGTGAACACTGCCTCTCAGGACAGACGGCTGGTGCGGCCTCCTATCAGAAGTCACTGCAACAGTGCTCAGGACCCTGTGAAACAAGGCATCAGGAGAACTGCCAGTGTTACAATCTGGAAAGGGCCTCAGGAGAAGGAATTACTGCAATCAAACACAGTTTCATCTAGTGCCAAAACCAGTTCtcaggatgtggagagaaagacaACAGTGTCAAGACCCCTGATGTCCAAAATTGTAGCCAGACCTGCTTCATCTTTTAACACCAGACTGATCCAGAAGTCAAAAAGCATTGACCCTTGCAGATACTCTGTAGCAAAAGCAACTATTGATAGATCAATTCagcccaaagaaacagcagaagagagaaa AGCTCGTCTGAGTGAGTGGAAAGctagcaaaagaaaaatgctaaaaagaCCTCCTAGCTCAGGAGTTACCCAGTCTGAGCCCGAAGGGCGAAATGAAAAATCATCTGGGTCCTTCTGGACTACCATGGTAGAAGAAGATGAGCAAAGATTATTTACTGAAAAAGTGAACAAGACATTTTCTGAATGCCTAAATCTGATTAATGAG GGATGCCCAAAAGAGGAAATATTAGTCATACTCAATGACCTGATTAAAGATATTCCAGATGCTAAAAAACTTGTTAAATATTGGATATGCCTTGCACGTATTGAACCACTCGCAAGTCCTATTGAAAATATCATCACAATCTATGAGAAAGCTATTTTGGCAGGGGCTCAG cctATCGAAGAAATGCGACATGTAATTgcagatattttaacaatgaagagtcaagaaaaagtcaaatatg GAGAAAATGTTGAGGCTTGTGCAACCAAGGAATACATCCAGGATGTCAGCAGTGAAGATATATGTGTTAATCTAGAGTCAGGAAAACCAGAAACGGAAAAGAAACCTAGAAATGTGGTATTTCAAGATGATGAAAAAGAGCAAGatgacaaaacaaaatatctaaCCAATGATGTTAAAACCCCCAGTGCAGAAACTGGAGGGAGTTGcttaattaaatataatgtgtCTACTACACCATATCTACAAAGGTAA